From a region of the Georgenia yuyongxinii genome:
- the rpmI gene encoding 50S ribosomal protein L35 translates to MPKNKTHSGAKKRFRVTGSGKLMREQANKRHLLEHKSSRRTRRLSQDQVVAPADVKKIKKLLGK, encoded by the coding sequence ATGCCGAAGAACAAGACGCACTCCGGTGCGAAGAAGCGCTTCCGGGTCACCGGCAGCGGCAAGCTGATGCGCGAGCAGGCCAACAAGCGCCACCTGCTCGAGCACAAGTCCAGCCGGCGTACGCGCCGTCTCTCGCAGGACCAGGTTGTCGCCCCCGCCGACGTCAAGAAGATCAAGAAGCTCCTCGGCAAGTAA
- the rplT gene encoding 50S ribosomal protein L20, whose product MARVKRAVNAQKKRRTTLERASGYRGQRSRLYRKAKEQVLHSMTYSYRDRRARKGDFRRLWIQRINAAVRAEGMTYNRFIQGLKAAGVEVDRRMLAELAVSDIAAFNALVATAREALPTDVNAPAA is encoded by the coding sequence GTGGCACGCGTCAAGCGGGCGGTCAACGCCCAGAAGAAGCGCCGTACGACCCTCGAGCGCGCCAGCGGTTACCGCGGCCAGCGCTCGCGCCTGTACCGCAAGGCGAAGGAGCAGGTCCTCCACTCGATGACCTACTCCTACCGCGACCGCCGGGCCCGCAAGGGCGATTTCCGTCGCCTGTGGATCCAGCGCATCAACGCCGCGGTGCGCGCGGAGGGCATGACCTACAACCGCTTCATCCAGGGCCTCAAGGCCGCGGGTGTCGAGGTGGACCGTCGCATGCTCGCCGAGCTTGCCGTCAGCGACATCGCAGCGTTCAACGCGCTCGTCGCCACCGCCCGCGAGGCGCTGCCGACGGACGTCAACGCCCCGGCCGCCTGA